ccCCGATTaacggagtgagccacccaggtgcccctagcagctagattcttatattaaaaagaaaaaaaaacaaaaaaaccaacttttCTTCCGTATGagcatttattgggcacctatgTACCAGATCCCTGTGGTGAAACCCGTTCAATTTCACACCAGCCTGGAAGGGATTattctcccattttgcagatgggaaaatgaAGGCCCTCAGCGGCCGGCACTCCAAAGTAACGGAGTCCTGTTTCCCCAGGAGTGAAAACGGGCGACACGGAGATGGAGGTGGGAGCTGTTAATTGAAACCTTACGTGGTATCTGGGTCGTGTCCGTCGGTGGAGCCCGCCTGGGCAAAACGTTCCAGGAGACATAGTGGCATGTGGGCACCTCTGGGCCCGGGACGCAGCTCCACCTCCTCCGTCAGGGTGCGTTCGCATTTCCCCGCTTTTGAGAGGAGATAATGACACCCTCGGTGGCCTCCACCCGCCCGGGTCCTTATCGGCGGCCCCAGACCCTGCCTGAGCGCCACTCGGTGTCGCGGGCCCCCGGAGGCACTAGAAGTCCCGAACCCTGATGTGGACGCGGGTGCGCCTTAGCTCCGCTCCGCTGGGGACACTACGCTCCGGAGGCATCCGGAGACCGGAGGCGAGGGGTGGAGCGGCGCGTGCGCACAAGGGAGCCGCGGGAAGTTCGAAATTGACGGGCAGGGCGGCAGGGCCCGGGGGCATCCCGGGCATGGCCGCGGCGGCCGGCCTGGCGCGGCGGCTGCGGGCAGCGCTGCGGGAGGAGGAGCCGCGGTGAGGGCGAGGGCTGGGCGGGCCGGGGGGTGGGGCGAGGGTCGTGGTCCACTCTGACCTCCCCGTCCGTAGGGCCGTGGAAGAACTGCTGCGCCGCGGCGCGGACCCCAACCTGGTGCTCGCGGATGGCGTGGCAGCCATGCACCTGGCGGCCAGAGCCCGGCACTCGCGCGGTCTGCGCTGCCTGGAGGCCCTACTGCACCGGGGCGGGGATGCTAACGCTCGGTGAGGCGGGGCCCGTACCCGGGGCGGAGTGATCCGCGCAGGGGAGGGATTTCCCGAATCCAAGGGCGAGAACTGGGAGTCCTGGAGAGGGCATCTCACAGCCCGAGGGCGGAGACTCGGGGCCCAAGGGTGGGGCTTGGGGACTTGGGGGCGGGTTCCTAAAGATCCAAGGGCGGGGGCTACGGTGCCAGATTGAGGGTGGGATGGGAGGTTGCGCTCGGGCCAAGTAGGGATCAAAGATTCGGATCTGGCGGTAGGAGCTCTAGGGTCAGAGAGCAGAGGTTTGAGTCTGGCCGAGGGTGCAGGGTCTAGGATCCAAGAGTGGTGTCtcaggctggggggtggggtggggggcggtggagaTAGGGGGCCGAGAGCCCAGTCTCCGGGGTCCGGAGGCGGAGCTCTCATTCCCTCTTCCGCTGACCTCTCCTCCGCTCCTGCCCCAGATCGGTCGAGGCGCTCACGCCGCTGCACGTGGCTGCCGCCTGGGGCTGTCGCCGCGGCCTGGAGCTGCTGCTGGGCCATGGAGCGGACCCGACGCTGCGCGACCAGGTGGGAGCCCAGCGCCCACAGTGGCGGAGCGGACCCGGAGGGAgcgaggaagggagggaaaagggccTCGGGTGCCCCCTGCTGATCAAGCCGCCGCAGGACGGACTCGGGCCGCTGGACCTGGCGGAGCAGCAGGGGCACCAGGATTGCGCACACGTCCTTCGGAAACTCCAGACTCGGACGAAGACATTGACCCGGACCCGGGCAGAGAGCCAGGAGCCTGAGCCTGAGCCCGAGCCTGGCGGTGGGTGGCGCCTGCGCGTCCTCGGGGCTTAATCTCTGATCTAGTTTTGCGTGTCTCTCTGATGACCGCTCTCTGGTTCTGTCTCACACGCGGTGCGGCCGGTAAACTGTCTGCCTCCgattctttccctcctccctgcgACTCTTTCTGTCTGATCCAACCCCcatctctggctctggctctcttcacccttcctctctgaccctccctctcaTCCCCTACTTCAGGCCCAAACCCCTGGAGAAAGGGGCTGGACGCCAGCCCCTCTGGACTTCCCAATGCGACGCTGGGCTTCATAGCACTGGGCAGAAGTGATGGCAGGGACATAGGCCTGGAAGCGGGCCCCAGACTCCCCCGCCACCTGGCCCGCCCTGAGATTGCTGACAAGGATAGCAGCTTGGAGTACCCCCCAGGACAGTGGGACTGCAGCTCAGATGCCTCCTTTGTCACTGCGATCGAAGCTTCTGGAACTGAAGACCCAGCCCCGCACACCTCCTCCTGGGCTAGGTCATCTCCCCAGACCAAGCAGAGACTCATGCCTACTATTCGACCTTCCCAGAGGACGCCAAGGTCCCCAGGTACCCCACAGCTGGTACATCGAGCTGCTGCGGCAGACAGGGAGGCAGAACTAAATACCTGTCTGCAGGCCCTGACTCTGACTTCGCCAgatgcctccccctcccccctagCCCTCCCCGATGGGAGCCCTGCGCAGAGCCCCCCTCGGGAGCCACTGCCTGGACTTCCCCATGTTCACTTCCTAAAAGACGAAGAGTTGTCCCTCGACAGTgatgtggctgccttctggctGACAGAGGATGAGGCGAGCTCCACAGGTGGCAGGGACCCTGTCCCCTCTCGCTGGTGCCCTCCAGTCCCTGCCATGACAGACCTGGAGATACTTCGAGGGCTCCGAGCACTTGGCAAGAACCCTGGCCCCATCACACCCTTCACTCGGACGTACCACCTCCGACAGCTGGAAGAAGCCCGTGCTGCTCCTGGTTAGTCTGTTCTGGGCATCCAGAGTCCAAGGAACTTCCAGGGATCCCTGGAGACCCCTGGCTCTCGGTCCTCCCTCCTTTATTCTTTATGTCTGGGAACAACCCCTTCATTTGTCTGCCTTGACTCAgtttcccacacacacacaccctgcctgcCCCAGGCTCAGACTTTTCAGGGCACAGCCCAGAGCTGGCCGAAGCCCTGCGGACAGGCTGTATCCCAGATGCCCAGGCAGATGAGGATGTGCTTGCCCAGCAGTTTGAGCGGCCGGACCCCAagagaaggtggagggagggggtcgTGAAGTCCAGCTTCACGTATCTACTGCTGGACCCCAGGTACTTGGGGCAGGGATAGAAAATTCTGGGGTTGGTCTGCTttgtatccttttctttttaagtgtatttattctgagagagagagagagagagagagagagagcaagtgcacgtagagtagggggagagagagagggagagagaggatcccaagcaggctccacactgtcagcacagagtctgacgtgggactggaacccacgaaccgtgagatcatgacctgagccaaaatcaagagccagacgctcaaccaactgagccacccaggcgcccctttgctttgtatctttaatatttatttgtttattttgagagagagagaaagagagagtacatgtgcacgtgcaagttggggaggggcagagcgagagggagagagaaaattccaaactggctctgcgctgtcagtgcagagtccgatgtagggctcgatctcacaaaccgtgagatcacgacctgagccgaaatcaaagagcTGGGTGCTtcacccgctgagccacccaggcgcccctgctttgtaTGTTTAAAAGGGGCACTAGCCCTGTCTGGTCATCAGCTCCTTTATCTATAAAAGGTTGGTTAGACCCCGTTCAAGCTGCTGAGTGTCCTCGGAGAGCATCCACTGCTCTCTGCCCTGGAAGGGGCTCACTGGACTCGGATTCGAGTTGCTTTGCGAACTTAGAAACTGTTTCTGGGGCAACTGTCATCACTTCTTCCTCTCTGAGTGACCCCTTTCATCCAGGGAGACTCAGGACCTGCCAGCCCGAGCCTTCTCACTGACCCCAGCTGAACGCCTTCGGACTTTTGTCCATGCCATCTTCTATGTGGGGAAAGGGACACGGGCCCGGCCAGATGTCCACCTCTGGGAGGCCCTCAGCCACCGTCGACAGCCAGGAAAGCAGGTGTGAGGATATAGATCAGGGTCatggcaggggcagctgggtctTGGGGAGGTTAAGGAAGGAGGGAATTGGAGGACAGTCCCTGACCCCACCCTGGCCCACTAGGCCTGCCCCAAAGTGCGCCAGATCTTGGACATCTGGGCCAGTGGTCGTGGTGTTGTCTCCCTGCATTGCTTCCAACATGTGGTTGCTGTGGAGGCTTATACTCGAGAGGCGTGTCTTGTGGATGCTCTAGGTACGTGCCTGACTTGTGAGGTGGGGGGAGTCATATGAGGGGCACTTGATCTACGGATTCCCTCACCCCTTTCCTCTCAgagctgttcattcattcagccaatgAGCAattattgagcaccaactgtgtACCTTCATGTGCACATATTTTGCTCTTTTGGTTTGTCCCTGCTTAAGGGTAATATGCAGTGGGCTCACCGTCACTTCTGCCAGGGGGTTCCAAGGATGCCCCTGTGACCTCACCCCTAATCTCTCCAGGCATCCAGACACTGACCAACCAGAGACAAGGACACTGCTATGGAGTGGTGGCCAGCTGGCCACCCACCCGGCGACGCCGCTTGGGGGTGCATCTGCTGCACCGCGCCCTCCTTGTCTTCTTGGCCGAGGGTGAGCGAGAGCTGCGGCCCCAGGACATCCAGGCCCGTGGCGGAGTACTGGGGACTTGACCGTCCAGCCTAGGTAGAGATCGGGGTGTTTGAATGTTTCAGCTGCCCCATGCTGACATCAGCCCCCCATCTCCAGAAGGCAGCCcggagggtgggggcaggcagcatGGCATATCCCCCCCTCAAGCTGAGGGAGGACTTTGTTACAGATGGACCTGCTGGAGAGGTAGTGAGCTTCCTGTCATGGGAGGAGGACAAATAGGGAAGCAGAAGTTCTTTGGAATGCTCTAGTGCTTCAGAACATGCTAACGCTTTGGCAGTTTGGTCCCGTCTGTACAGTCCGCTTTTATCTCCCAGACGCAGGGGACTCACGTGTGGGATGGACAGGGGGACTCtgccgaagtcaagagccagatttCTCTGCTTCCCAGCTATGGGACCCCGGGCCAGGAATTTGTcgctctgaggctcagtttccttactTTGTACAGTGGGGACAGTGAGGAGTGCTACCTCAGAGGGTCATTGTGGAGATGGGAGTAAACGAAGCCATGCAGTGCGATGTGTGGTTCAGAGCCCGGCACTGAGCCAGAGGCAGCCCGTCTGCCCTGGTGGAAAATCTCTTGGGGAAGGGAGGTGCCATGATGCTCTCCAGGGGCCGGCTGTGTGTGGTGATAtgtgggcagagctggggaggtCGACAGGGTGTGGGTGAGCGACCAGCCCTCCCCAGGATAGCTGTGCAACTCGGGCCTCCGGACATTGTTTCTCTGCCACTGTTTCCTCcaccataaaatggaataaataaccGCCACTTCCTGGCGATGCTATACCACATCAGACTTCACATATGCTTAGAGCTTTAGTAAATGCCAAGCTGTCATCCTGGTGAGGTGTTGGCGGGATCATTTTAGTTTCCAGAAGTAGCTTCTTCAAGCTTTCAGTGTATTTAGATTTGGGAGGATCCGCCGTCTCATTGGGTTGATTCCCCTGCCCATCATCGTGGCTCGGCGAACCAGGTCCTGAAGGGGGCGGGAGGTAACCTGCGCTGAGGTTCCCACCCGCCTCGATTCCTGCGGGCTGAGCCCCTGGCTACTCGTGGGGTGTGGCTGGTGTGGTAATTAGGGGCCAGGCCTCTGGAGTGGGTCGGGCTCTACCAttttgtgtgtgagtggggggactCAACCATTTTAACCGAACCAAAGAAACTTCTCTAAGCTTCTCGTTCCTCACGTGTAAGACCCGGAGGGCTCCCAGACCCGTCTCTTGGTAAAGTGATAGCAATGAAAAGTGTGCCATATGCCCAGGAATTCACCAAGAAGTCACTGGGAAAGAATCcagagaccccacccccaccccccaaaaagaccccaaagagaTGGGCTTTGTCTAACAGGGTTTCCCAAGGTGGACCCTAGTGTCATTTGAGGCCAAATTATTCTTTGCAGTAGGGgccgtcctgtgcattgtaggatgtcaGGACAGCATCCCTGGGCTCCACCCACTTCCTCCCATCCCCAGTTGTGGCAATAAAACATGTCTCCAGAATTTGCTAGGGGGGAACACTGTCTCAACCAGAACCCCACGCTAAACTAAAGATGGGCTCACAAACCAGTGGGGAAAGGACCAAAGATGCAGTAACTAAAGGGACAATGCTCTCCCCTCACCGTCCACACAAGCCTCGAGAcacattagaaaatacagaaaaggggcgcctgggtggctcagtcccttgagcaatcactttggctcaggtcatgatctcagggtttgtgggtttgagccccacgtggggctctcagctgtcagcacagagcccacttcggatcctctctctccctccccctccgctCCTCCCCCCTTCAAGTGTGCGCAGATGTGCCTTggctctttcttaaaaatagacattaaaaaagaagaagaatatagaGGAgtgggcgcttggatggctcagttaagcatctgactccggatttcagctcagatcacgcagagcctgcttgggattctctcgctctctcctttctctgcccccccccccccccccccaccgctcctgctctctctctcaaaataagtaaataaactaaaaagaaaaaagtaagaaaatatagaagaaatccTTCTgcccaaaatgaaaacagacagATTCATTGGCTCCAACATAAAAATTCTTCACGACAAAAGTGGCCTCAAACCAAGCTGGAAGATAAAGTGGATGGAGAGTAAAAGGTACCAAGTTGCCCTGTAGCGTGGGATAAAAGGGACTGAACGAACATGGTGTCAGGCACTTGGCACAGAGCTTTGTATACAGGTGGCACTCAATTATGGCTACTGCAACCCACGCAACAGCTACTGATCCTCACCTTAACCGCTGTATGAACCTCAGTTGGACGGCCTCCTGCCTTCCAAGGACGGGGAGCTCACCGCCTGTCTCTGCTCTGGGAATACTGCCCAAGAAGCCCCTGCAttctgaggagggagggagaactcGGGAAGTAAGCCTGGACAGCCAACGCCCTTCCTTCTCTGCAGTTCAGCTCTGAGTGGGTGGGACCCTCATCAGCCCAGCCTGCAAGATGGGGAAACTCAGGCTCAGGACGACCCTGCCCTGCGGTCACCCAGCACAGGTCCGGACACTCAGATTGTCGCTTCTTTTTATTGAGTTACAAGTTGAGATGTGCAGGTTCAGTGGCGCCagcccccccatccctcccctctcccttgggCAACAACAGCTCCCAGCGCCaagaaatggggggtgggggggggggtctcgggCAATGAGGCGGGGCCCCGAGGGTCCCAGGATCAAGCACGGCTGACACGGAAGacagaaggggggtgggggggcctgccTCGGCCGTGGCGTTGAGGGGCAGGGACTTCTGTACAAGGTCATCCTCCACGGGGGTTCTGGCTGCGGCCCCAAACACCGATGGGTCCGGCAGGATGGAAGCGGAGAGCGGTGTAtccacttggctccggagaatgCCGAGCCCCACCCAGCCAGCCTGGGGGCGTCTCCCTGCCCTGACTCCGCCCCCCGGCGCGAACAGCCCGCCCAGGTGGTCCGCGCGGCGGACGTGGGGCTGCTCCTGGCTTCCTCCTGCTGCTCCGCGGCTTACCAAGCGATGCCCGATGCCCGGCCGGCCCAGCGGCTACTTCTTCTCTTCTGGGGGCGCGGGCAGGGGCTCGGGCAGGGCCTTGGGCGAGGGCTCGGGCTCCCAGAGCAGGAATTCATGGAGGAGTGTGTTGACCGTCTCCGGACACTCCAGCATCACCATGTGGCTGCCTTCATCAATGAGCTTCAGGAAGGCCAGCAGCAGGATCtgcggggaggggcacaggctcAGGGTGGCCAACGTAGAATGGTGCCTCGTGGGGCACCCAAGCCCACCCGCACGCCACGCCTGCAGCGTTAGGAAGTCCCTCCTATGCTCTACCCTTCATCCCTCTACTTCCATCCAAGCTGGACGCAGAGAATTGCCTGCCGCCCCAGTGGAGCTCGACTCagtattcattcaacatttattaggTGCCTACGATACGTCCAGAGCAGGCTTTCTCAACcccagcactactgacatttagGGCCAGATCATTCTCCGTGGTGGGGGCTGTGTCCCATGCCCTGTGGGATGTTGAGCATCGTCCCTGGCCTtgaccc
This DNA window, taken from Panthera tigris isolate Pti1 chromosome A2, P.tigris_Pti1_mat1.1, whole genome shotgun sequence, encodes the following:
- the ANKLE1 gene encoding LOW QUALITY PROTEIN: ankyrin repeat and LEM domain-containing protein 1 (The sequence of the model RefSeq protein was modified relative to this genomic sequence to represent the inferred CDS: substituted 1 base at 1 genomic stop codon); translated protein: MAAAAGLARRLRAALREEEPRAVEELLRRGADPNLVLADGVAAMHLAARARHSRGLRCLEALLHRGGDANARSVEALTPLHVAAAWGCRRGLELLLGHGADPTLRDQDGLGPLDLAEQQGHQDCAHVLRKLQTRTKTLTRTRAESQEPEPEPEPGGGPSGLPNATLGFIALGRSDGRDIGLEAGPRLPRHLARPEIADKDSSLEYPPGQWDCSSDASFVTAIEASGTEDPAPHTSSWARSSPQTKQRLMPTIRPSQRTPRSPGTPQLVHRAAAADREAELNTCLQALTLTSPDASPSPLALPDGSPAQSPPREPLPGLPHVHFLKDEELSLDSDVAAFWLTEDEASSTGGRDPVPSRWCPPVPAMTDLEILRGLRALGKNPGPITPFTRTYHLRQLEEARAAPGSDFSGHSPELAEALRTGCIPDAQADEDVLAQQFERPDPKRRWREGVVKSSFTYLLLDPRETQDLPARAFSLTPAERLRTFVHAIFYVGKGTRARPDVHLWEALSHRGNWRTVPDPTLAHXACPKVRQILDIWASGRGVVSLHCFQHVVAVEAYTREACLVDALGIQTLTNQRQGHCYGVVASWPPTRRRRLGVHLLHRALLVFLAEGERELRPQDIQARGGVLGT